In bacterium, the genomic window GCGGCCCTGGGCAGCGAGGGCCAGACCCCCGGGCGCGCGGCGCTGCTCTACCTGGGCCAGGCCCTGCTCATCCTCTTCGTCGTGCTGCTGATGCTGCGCTTCCTGCTGCTCTACCGGCGCGACTTCTTCGGCGATCCGCGGCGCACCCTCTTCGTCGCCCTGCTGCTGCTCGTCTTCCTCGCCGCCGGCAAGTTCGTGCTGCCGATCTCGCCGGGCGGGGAGTACCTGCTGCCGATCGCCTTCGTCGCCATGCTGGCCGCCGGCCTCTACGACGAGCGCCTGGCGCTGATCGTGACCACCTTCGCGCTCGTCCTGCTCGCGGTGACGGCACAGCCGCCGGGCGGCGCCCTGCTCGTCGCCTTCCTCGCCGGCAGCGCCGCCAGCCTCTCGATCCGGCAGCTGCGCAGCCGGCTCCAGCTCTACCGCAGCATCCTCTTCATCGCCGTCGCCTACCTGCTCGGCATCACGGCGGTGCACCTGGCGGCTGGCCGCCCCGGGGGCATTCTCGTCGACGGCCTGCGCGGCATGGCGAACGGGCTCGTCTGCGCCTGGCTGGTGATGCCGATCCTGCCCCTGCTCGAGCGCTTCTTCGACCTCACCACGGACTTCACGCTGCTGGAGCTGACCGACCTGAACCGGCCCATCCTCAAGCGGATGAAGGTGGAGGCGCCGGGCACCTTCCAGCACAGCCTCGCGGTCAGCAACCTGGCCGAGGCGGCCGCCGACGCCATCGGCGCCAACCCGCTGCTCGCCAAGGTCTGCGCCTACTACCACGACGTCGGCAAGCTGGCGAAGCCGGACTACTTCGTGGAGAACATCCACGGCTTCAAGAACCGGCACGAGAAGCTGACCCCGAACATGAGCGCCTTGATCATCGGCGAGCACGTCAAGCGGGGCCTGGACCTCGCCGAGCAGATCAAGCTGCCGAGCATCGTTCGCCGCGGCATTCCCGAGCACCACGGCACGACGGTGATGCGCTTCTTCTATCAGAAGGCCCTGGAGCTGGACGCCAAGGGCGAGGTCAAGGAGGACGACTTCCGCTATCCGGGCCCGAAGCCCCAGTCGGCGGAGACGGCCATCCTGATGCTGGCCGACTCGGTGGAGGCGACCGCGCGCACGCTCAGCGAGCCGAACACGGCCGCCATCCGCGCGGTCGTCACCGGCGCCATCGACACCCGCCTGCGCGAGGGCCAGCTCGAGGAGTGCGGGCTGAGCATCCGCGACCTCGCCCGCATCCGCGAGAGCTTCGTGACCACCCTGCTCAGCATCTATCACCCGCGCATCAAGTACCCCAGCGAGCGGAGCGACGCGCGCGAGCGCGCCCCCCAGGCCGCCGAGGCGCCGCCCGCCGCTCCCGAGGCAGAGCATGCGGCTCCGGATCGCAGCGAACCCGGCCTTCCCCGAAGTCGCTGACGCCGGGGCCCCCTGGTTCACCTTCCTTGTCCAGCTCGCCGGCGCGCTGGGTTCCGGCGAGCAATGGGTCGAGCTCAGCTTCCTCGACGACGCCCAGATGCGCCGCCTCAACCGCGACTGGCGGGGCAAGGACGCCCCGACGGACGTGCTCAGTTTCCGCTACGGCGCCGACGGCGGCGGCGAGCTGCCCGCCGGGGAGGATCTCGAGGGCGAGGTGCTCGTCTCGATCGAGACCGCCCGCCGGCAGGCGGCGACGGCCGGCCACGGTCTCGCCGAGGAAGTATCCGTGCTGGCAATCCACGGCCTCTGCCATATACTCGGGCACGATCACGAGACGGAGGCCGAGGCGGCGGCGATGGCCGCCCTCGAAGCGCCGCTGCGCCGCCGCATCGCGGCCCACTTCGCCTCCGCGACTGCGAGGGACTGACCGGTGGACGGAACCTTGATCGGCCTTCTCTGCGCGCTGGGCGCCACGAGCCTCTTCTCGGCGGCGGGGGCCGCCTTCACGACCCTGCTGCGCGTGGAGCCGCAGGCCTTCGAGGGCGAGCACCGCGGCGTGCTCGCCCGCATCCACGAGCACTGGCCCGGCCAACTCGCGCTCACGCTGCTCATCTTTCCCTTCCTGGCGATGACGGCCAGCTTCGTGCTGGGCAGCCTCCATCTCGCCCGCCTGCTCGCCGCCGGCGGCTCCGAGGGGGGGCTCGCCGCCGCCCGCCTCCTGGTCATCTGGCTGGGCCTGGCCCTGGTCGTGCTGCTCGCCGTCAGTCTCTTTCGCGCCCTCGGCCCGCGCTACCCGGGCCGGCCCCC contains:
- a CDS encoding HDIG domain-containing protein: MSRFSLRGADGAERRRQQPRLNWLANLLCGLGLLGGLLLLYPPVSRSPHFEYKLGDVTQTGEEVIAPISFPLPVKPSLLAEQRAAASLGVPPVYRLDPAVARQLAQKLERLRADALAFQPLDAQETREQGVARLLDLHPGLERETLAALLASRQRERLLDAVGQVVDSLLAVGILDVRSAPIAGRAGEPQLILVSPGGQRQLAAEQVVDQDALARVLAARAQAFTDFSPGERAAFRALARAHLRPNCFKDDAETELRKHAAADAVPTQQIVAKGVRILGPNVQVTQEHLDRLAALEAALGSEGQTPGRAALLYLGQALLILFVVLLMLRFLLLYRRDFFGDPRRTLFVALLLLVFLAAGKFVLPISPGGEYLLPIAFVAMLAAGLYDERLALIVTTFALVLLAVTAQPPGGALLVAFLAGSAASLSIRQLRSRLQLYRSILFIAVAYLLGITAVHLAAGRPGGILVDGLRGMANGLVCAWLVMPILPLLERFFDLTTDFTLLELTDLNRPILKRMKVEAPGTFQHSLAVSNLAEAAADAIGANPLLAKVCAYYHDVGKLAKPDYFVENIHGFKNRHEKLTPNMSALIIGEHVKRGLDLAEQIKLPSIVRRGIPEHHGTTVMRFFYQKALELDAKGEVKEDDFRYPGPKPQSAETAILMLADSVEATARTLSEPNTAAIRAVVTGAIDTRLREGQLEECGLSIRDLARIRESFVTTLLSIYHPRIKYPSERSDARERAPQAAEAPPAAPEAEHAAPDRSEPGLPRSR
- the ybeY gene encoding rRNA maturation RNase YbeY, producing the protein MRLRIAANPAFPEVADAGAPWFTFLVQLAGALGSGEQWVELSFLDDAQMRRLNRDWRGKDAPTDVLSFRYGADGGGELPAGEDLEGEVLVSIETARRQAATAGHGLAEEVSVLAIHGLCHILGHDHETEAEAAAMAALEAPLRRRIAAHFASATARD